From one Planococcus citri chromosome 3, ihPlaCitr1.1, whole genome shotgun sequence genomic stretch:
- the LOC135840480 gene encoding glutathione S-transferase 1-1-like: MTVDFYYAPGSAPCRAVILLAKAIGVDLNMKLTHLHEGEHLKPEFLKLNPQHTVPTMDDNGFSLWESRAINTYLVEKYAKDDALLPKDPQKRALVLQRLFFDAGTLYQRFGDAYYPLIFAGVPVPEDKKKKLEEAFEFLNTFLSSTEYAAGDKITLADYSLFTSVTSVTAVDFDISKYTNVTKWLSKLKTQLPAEPEGVGADAFRQWYLSSVKKN, from the exons ATGACTGTCGATTTTTACTACGCCCCAGGAAGCGCTCCTTGCCGCGCCGTCATCCTACTTGCCAAAGCTATAGGAGTTGACTTGAACATGAAACTCACTCACTTGCATGAAGGAGAACATTTGAAACCCGAATTCTTGAAA ttgaacCCACAACACACCGTTCCCACCATGGATGATAACGGTTTCTCGCTCTGGGAAAG TCGTGCCATCAATACctatttggttgaaaaatacgCCAAGGATGACGCTTTGTTGCCAAAAGACCCCCAAAAGCGTGCTCTCGTTCTACAAAGATTGTTCTTCGATGCCGGTACCTTATACCAAAGATTTGGTGACGCTTAC TATCCACTCATCTTCGCTGGTGTCCCAGTACCTGAAGATAAGAAGAAGAAGCTCGAAGAAGCTTTTGAGTTCCTTAACACCTTCTTAAGCAGCACCGAATACGCTGCTGGTGATAAAATTACCTTGGCTGATTACAGTTTGTTCACCAGTGTGACTTCAGTTACg gctgtCGACTTCGATATTAGTAAATACACAAATGTCACTAAATGGTTGAGCAAGTTGAAAACTCAATTGCCCGCTGAACCCGAAGGTGTTGGCGCTGATGCATTCCGTCAATGGTATTTGAGCAGCGTTAAGAAAAATTAA
- the LOC135840548 gene encoding transcription factor Adf-1-like has protein sequence MQAKDCLNLIQLVQDNPCIWDRSHPLHNCANHVKAVWADIAEKVDSSVDKAKAKWKNLRDCYRFQLYKKIDAIERGDPKAADMIWPYYVEMSFLQDHMYRKATPAKTRAQMKAENTLDQPINITSTKNIEMVTVDDFDQSVLEYLDESASNASRRNKHPINVNINGARLSTEPVEDEDRCFFDSLLPYMKLLSPKDKMLCRMKIQETVFGIAFPPGKDGNSSESGK, from the exons ATGCAAGCTAAAGATtgtttaaatttaattcaactTGTGCAGGATAATCCCTGCATTTGGGATAGATCCCATCCATTGCACAATTGCGCCAATCATGTAAAAGCAGTATGGGCTGAtattgctgaaaaagttgatagtTCTG tcgATAAAGCTAAAGCTAAATGGAAGAATCTACGAGATTGCTATCGATTCCAgctgtacaaaaaaattgacgcgATAGAGAGAGGCGATCCGAAAGCAGCTGATATGATCTGGCCATATTACGTTGAGATGTCTTTTCTACAAGATCACATGTATCGAAAAGCCACTCCAGCAAAGACGCGGGCACAAATGAAAGCTGAAAATACCCTGGACCAACCGATCAATATTACTAGTACTAAAAACATCGAAATGGTTACCGTTGATGATTTTGATCAGTCTGTTCTCGAGTATTTAGATGAAAGTGCGTCAAATGCCTCGAGAAGAAATAAACACCCGATCAATGTTAATATAAATGGTGCCAGATTATCGACAGAGCCTGTGGAAGATGAGGATAGATGTTTTTTTGACAGTCTGTTACCATACATGAAACTTTTATCGCCCAAAGATAAAATGCTCTGCAGAATGAAAATACAAGAAACTGTTTTCGGTATAGCGTTTCCTCCGGGAAAAGATGGAAATAGCTCCGAGTCCG gCAAGTAA